In bacterium, a single window of DNA contains:
- a CDS encoding type IV toxin-antitoxin system AbiEi family antitoxin domain-containing protein yields MPKRVANAQLLFEIAATQAGYFTAQQASAASYSRRNLAYHASTGRFERVSRGFYRIREFPALSHEDIVAAWVKSGPSKAVVSHETALALHDLSTARPRKIDITLPREARPAGNRPQLSAVRIHTTTRSFRPGEVVHREGVRMTSTVRTIVDAAAAGTGPEHIIEAVAQALARRLLTAKELRDAAAGRSARVQRLVLRALQEARQHAPRR; encoded by the coding sequence ATGCCGAAGAGAGTCGCCAACGCCCAGTTGCTCTTTGAGATCGCCGCCACGCAGGCCGGCTACTTCACGGCCCAGCAGGCCAGTGCGGCGAGCTATAGCAGGCGCAACCTGGCCTACCATGCATCCACCGGTCGCTTCGAACGGGTGAGCCGCGGGTTCTACCGGATCAGGGAGTTCCCCGCCCTCTCCCACGAGGACATCGTGGCTGCCTGGGTGAAAAGCGGGCCCAGCAAGGCCGTCGTCTCTCATGAGACCGCCCTGGCGTTGCACGACCTGTCGACCGCAAGGCCTCGGAAGATCGACATCACCCTGCCACGCGAGGCCCGTCCGGCAGGCAACCGCCCACAACTGTCGGCTGTTCGAATCCACACGACCACGCGGTCCTTTCGTCCCGGCGAGGTTGTGCACCGTGAAGGGGTGCGGATGACGTCGACAGTTCGCACCATCGTCGATGCCGCGGCGGCTGGCACGGGACCAGAACACATCATCGAGGCTGTGGCGCAGGCGCTTGCGCGTCGCTTGCTGACCGCGAAGGAGCTGCGCGATGCCGCCGCCGGCCGCTCCGCACGGGTGCAGCGTCTGGTTCTCCGCGCGCTCCAGGAGGCCCGGCAGCATGCGCCAAGACGTTAG
- a CDS encoding uroporphyrinogen decarboxylase family protein: MNPCDRVRMTLNHIVPDRPPVDGTFRSQVWKKLRAHFRVHDDDQIMDMLGFDFRQAVIEPSHEFASTAVPAPVEVGVGVGSRNLVRVLPSGEFEDDRGIRRITDSTETYFNFTYHPLGGAESPDVFTFPNPDLPERYAHLSRQVQRFKDRYMVQIETGNIFRDAWELRGFEQFLMDTRINRAFTIRLLDRITEHKIADVNRMVEAGADIIQMAGDIATGQGMMISPAWWRAEIKPRLARVVAATRRPGVYYYFHSDGAMQAVIPDLIELGFDIVDPLQPECMDVVALKRQYGARITFHSTLSSQRTLPFGSVEDVRAEVRARIRELGQTGGLILAPSNVVQHDVPLENLLAVYDESCGRR; the protein is encoded by the coding sequence ATGAACCCGTGTGACCGGGTACGGATGACGCTCAATCACATCGTCCCCGACCGCCCTCCAGTTGATGGGACCTTCCGCTCGCAGGTATGGAAGAAGTTGCGCGCCCACTTCCGCGTACACGACGATGACCAAATCATGGATATGCTCGGCTTTGATTTCCGCCAGGCTGTCATCGAACCATCTCACGAATTCGCTTCCACGGCGGTACCAGCTCCCGTTGAGGTCGGCGTGGGCGTCGGATCGCGGAACCTGGTGCGGGTGTTGCCCAGCGGCGAGTTCGAAGATGATCGCGGCATCCGCCGAATCACCGATAGTACCGAGACCTATTTCAACTTCACCTACCATCCCCTCGGGGGCGCCGAGAGCCCGGACGTCTTCACGTTCCCGAATCCTGATCTCCCCGAACGCTACGCCCACCTCTCCAGGCAGGTGCAGCGGTTTAAAGACCGCTACATGGTTCAGATTGAGACCGGGAACATCTTCCGCGACGCGTGGGAGTTGCGCGGATTCGAACAGTTCCTGATGGACACGCGCATCAACCGTGCTTTCACCATCCGGCTGCTCGATCGCATCACCGAGCACAAGATTGCGGACGTCAACCGGATGGTCGAGGCTGGAGCCGACATCATTCAGATGGCTGGTGACATCGCAACTGGTCAGGGCATGATGATCTCCCCCGCTTGGTGGCGGGCCGAGATCAAACCGCGCCTCGCGCGGGTTGTTGCCGCAACGCGCCGTCCTGGCGTGTACTACTACTTCCACAGCGACGGCGCCATGCAGGCGGTGATTCCCGACCTTATTGAGCTTGGTTTCGATATCGTCGATCCTCTACAGCCGGAATGCATGGATGTCGTGGCACTCAAACGCCAGTATGGGGCCCGCATCACGTTCCATTCGACTTTGTCCTCACAGCGTACCTTGCCGTTTGGGAGCGTCGAGGATGTTCGAGCCGAAGTCAGAGCGCGCATCAGAGAGTTGGGACAGACCGGCGGCCTGATCCTGGCCCCGTCTAACGTCGTGCAGCATGACGTGCCGCTGGAGAATCTGTTGGCGGTTTACGATGAGTCTTGCGGGAGGCGCTGA
- a CDS encoding nucleotidyl transferase AbiEii/AbiGii toxin family protein, whose translation MRQDVRAAAFRASVDQRLRNHARAVGVPVMVVRRQAALERLMARLTIAAPDRWALKGGLALDTRLGERARASMDMDIDHVHGMPAAREDLLRAVAADLGDYFTFALGEGREIKDDGISLAIRYRVECAVANAPFEVLQVDVTVGPPEVWETVRARRPGLLAAVGLGPIDVLLVPIERQVAEKLHAYTRTYHGGEPSTRAKDLVDLVLIGAFETLDGERLRADIQRTFAARRTHEPPTWLPPPPAEWRTAYREMAETVGITTDPEEAHRMVAAWLDPVLTGMQE comes from the coding sequence ATGCGCCAAGACGTTAGAGCGGCGGCCTTCCGCGCATCAGTGGACCAGCGCCTGCGCAACCACGCCCGGGCTGTTGGGGTTCCTGTGATGGTTGTCCGCCGACAGGCTGCCCTCGAACGCCTCATGGCTCGCCTGACGATTGCCGCGCCGGACCGATGGGCCCTGAAGGGCGGACTGGCCCTGGACACAAGGCTAGGTGAGCGTGCACGCGCCTCTATGGACATGGACATCGATCACGTACACGGCATGCCGGCAGCGCGGGAAGACCTCCTCCGCGCGGTGGCAGCGGACTTGGGCGACTACTTCACCTTCGCGCTCGGCGAGGGCCGGGAGATCAAGGACGACGGTATCAGCCTCGCTATCCGGTACCGCGTCGAGTGTGCCGTGGCGAACGCCCCATTCGAGGTGCTGCAGGTCGATGTGACCGTCGGGCCGCCCGAAGTGTGGGAGACCGTACGCGCGCGCCGGCCGGGACTGCTCGCAGCCGTGGGGCTCGGCCCGATCGACGTCCTGCTGGTCCCAATCGAACGGCAGGTGGCCGAGAAGCTCCACGCCTACACCAGGACATACCATGGAGGCGAGCCAAGTACCCGGGCCAAAGACCTCGTGGATCTCGTGCTGATCGGTGCGTTCGAGACCCTGGACGGAGAGCGCCTGCGCGCTGACATCCAACGAACCTTCGCGGCGCGCCGCACGCACGAGCCACCCACTTGGCTGCCGCCACCGCCGGCCGAATGGCGAACGGCTTACCGGGAGATGGCCGAGACGGTGGGCATTACCACCGATCCGGAAGAAGCACACCGGATGGTTGCCGCGTGGCTTGACCCCGTCCTGACCGGGATGCAGGAGTAG